TTTACGCAGAATGGGCAGGCTTCAAATTGATACAGACTCATTGAACTTGCCCTGTTATCGACCTCTTGTTGTGACGCCTCGCTACGTTTGATGCCTTTTGGAGCAAATATAAAATTCAATGTTAAAATTATTTTTCCTAAAAACCAACGTACAAACTTCATAATTTCTCTTTCTGATTGGGTATAAATTAACAATAGTGTAACAGTGTTACGGCCTCGGCAATAGACTTGTTGGGTCGGTTTATTTTCACTTGTTAATTTCCTACTCCACCTACTTTCTCGGCCGGCGTTTCAGAGGTCACTGGTGGCCATTCTTTGAATGTCGCTAAATGTTGACCTACTGCGGCTTGAGCAGGACCAAACGCCCACATTTTCTGTCCCATCCATTTAACGTACATACCAGATTCTTCAGCTGCTCTTTCATATGGGTCTCTTCTCAGGTTAAATAATAAGGGGGCATTTAGTTCTTCTTTTGCCCCACCCCAACCCTCATTTTGAACAATGAAATGCGCCTTCCAATCTCCGACACGAACTGCCTGTAGTTTATCTCTTTCGTAGTAAAAAATTTCTTTGCGGCTCGATTCACCATCTTTGGTTAACATCTCCATTTGATTATAGCCGTCGAGATGTGCTTTATGTCCTTTGTAACCTTTCAATAGCTGTTCTTTTACATCTGCGGGTCCGCCAGCGGCTTCAACTAAGGTAGGCAGTAAGTCCATACCGTCAAACATGCCATTATTTACCGTGTCTGCAGGTATTTTGTTGGGCCACTGAATGAGAAATGGTGCGCGTACACCACCTTCCCACGTTGTACCTTTCTCACCATGGAATGGTGTCATCCCACCATCTGGCCACGTCATTATTTCAGGGCCATTGTCTGCCGTAAATACGATAATAGTGTTATCTGCGATCCCAAGCTCCTCTATTTTTGCCAGCATTTCACCCACATGGTCGTCAAGATCTTTCATAACAACCTCTTGTAGTCCCCAGCCATTCGTTCCAAGCATTTTCTCGTATTTCGGTGATAAATGGCTCCAAACATGTCCCCGAGATGGGCAATACCAAGTGAAAAATGGCTTATTGGCTTCCACCGCTCTTTCAATAAAATTTATGGCGTGTTTGTTAACTTCATCATCCAACGTTTTCATACGTTCAATAGTAAGCTTACCGTCATCTTTAATCGTTTGATTGCCTTTACCATCAGACGTAACGTGTAACACGTTGCGCGGCGCAAACTTCTGAAAAGCTTCGTCTTTTGGCCAGTCTGGGTCTTCCGTGTATTCCATTGCATTTAGGTGGTATAGCCACCCCCAATATTCATCAAATCCATGCATCGTTGGCAAGAACTCATCTCGATCACCTAGGTGGTTTTTACCAAACTGACCCGTTGTATAACCAAGGTCTCGTAACATTTCCGGTAATGTCGGCGTCTCTTGGTTCAGGCCAACTGGCCCACCAGGTAGGCCAACAGAATGCATTCCTGTTCTTACCGGCAATTGACCTGTTAAAAATGCAGAACGTCCAGCGGTGCAAGAGGGTTGAGCATAATAATCGGTTAACAGCATTCCTTTTTCAGCAATACTATCTATATTCGGTGTTTCACTACTCATTACACCGTTGTGATACGCACTCAAGTTGGAAATGCCGATGTCGTCGGTAAAGATAACAAATATATTTGGTTTATCTTGCGCAGCGTTCGCTAGTGCTGAAAATAAAAGCGCGCTGGTAAATGAGAAAATTTGAAACATCCTTTTCATATCGTTTTCCTTACTTTTCACTTTTTTTGATTAAGATAAAGCCCGCGACTGCAAAACCAAATTCCAGAATCATATAGGCAAAGAGTAACCAGTGAGGCATTCCATCTACAAATAGGCTGTAGAGTCGTCCAGTTGCTAAACCAAACATAAAAACCGTTAAGCTATATAGTGCTGGTAACTCATACTTTTCACGAAAAGCACCAAGGATCCAAAACAGCACGAGCGCAAGATAAAGGCCCATTACACCACGAAAAATATGACTCACATTAATCGCAACTGCATCAATACCAAACAGAAAAGACAACGACCTGACAGGGTTCAAACCATAAGAAAGCGCAATTGGTGTTAGCCCTGCTGACGCTAGCAACAAGAATGCTCTTTGTGTCTTCACTTTCTCATCCTTTAACTTTGCTCGTGTTAAGTAAAAGCGTAGAACATATTTATTAAGATACAAATAGTTATTGTTATAAGTTTACTCAATAATACGGGTCAAATTGCTTTACCGTGCTCACTTC
This portion of the Vibrio sp. VB16 genome encodes:
- a CDS encoding DUF4345 domain-containing protein, with amino-acid sequence MKTQRAFLLLASAGLTPIALSYGLNPVRSLSFLFGIDAVAINVSHIFRGVMGLYLALVLFWILGAFREKYELPALYSLTVFMFGLATGRLYSLFVDGMPHWLLFAYMILEFGFAVAGFILIKKSEK
- a CDS encoding arylsulfatase is translated as MKRMFQIFSFTSALLFSALANAAQDKPNIFVIFTDDIGISNLSAYHNGVMSSETPNIDSIAEKGMLLTDYYAQPSCTAGRSAFLTGQLPVRTGMHSVGLPGGPVGLNQETPTLPEMLRDLGYTTGQFGKNHLGDRDEFLPTMHGFDEYWGWLYHLNAMEYTEDPDWPKDEAFQKFAPRNVLHVTSDGKGNQTIKDDGKLTIERMKTLDDEVNKHAINFIERAVEANKPFFTWYCPSRGHVWSHLSPKYEKMLGTNGWGLQEVVMKDLDDHVGEMLAKIEELGIADNTIIVFTADNGPEIMTWPDGGMTPFHGEKGTTWEGGVRAPFLIQWPNKIPADTVNNGMFDGMDLLPTLVEAAGGPADVKEQLLKGYKGHKAHLDGYNQMEMLTKDGESSRKEIFYYERDKLQAVRVGDWKAHFIVQNEGWGGAKEELNAPLLFNLRRDPYERAAEESGMYVKWMGQKMWAFGPAQAAVGQHLATFKEWPPVTSETPAEKVGGVGN